The Phycisphaerae bacterium genomic interval ACCTGCTGGCGATGTGTCTGCCCAAGGAGCAATTCATCGGGACCGGGGCGTGGTATTTCCTGATCGTCAACTGCCTGAAGGTTCCGCCGATGGCGAGCCTCGGGCTGATCAACGGGCCGTCGCTGACGTTCAACCTGATGCTGACGCCGGTGATCGCGATTGGCGCGGTGGCGGGGATCTTTCTGGTCAAGTACATCCCTCAGAAGCGATTTAATCAGGCGGTCCAACTGCTGGCGGCCGCTGCGGCGGTCAGATTACTTTTCTAGCCGAGGTACGGTCTACGGCTGTGATCCGCCGTCCGCCTGGACGGGTGATGTTCCGGCTTGACGGAGAAGCCTGTCGGAGAATGAGCCAGCCGGCTTTTCGATAGGGCTGTCATTGTCGGCAGTGGGACTAGGTTTTTGTTTTGGCAGGGCCTTACCCAAAGACTTTTTGATGCGGGCTTTAACCTTCGCTGCTTCTTCGCCTTCTGTGGCGTCTCGCTTGAGTACTTCGTTCAGCAGTATCTTTGAAATCTCGGACTGGTCGACTTTCAGCCCTGGGGCCAGTTTTCGCAGTTCCCTTCTCAGGACGTCGACCACCGGATCGCTGAGGACCAGTGCCGCAAGAGTGAAGCGGTTGAGGACTTGAACCCTCTCGTAGAATTCCCCTCGGACGTCTTTGCTCAGCCCTTCTTTGCAGAGGATGAAAAGCCTCTCCTGGTCTTCGGCTTTGCGCGGGCTGAGCGTCAGCAAGTTGATGCTGCAGACGAGATCGTAGTTTATCGGCTGCTCGAATCGAATCCTGTAGATTTCCCAGATCACCCCGTTGGTCAGCACGACCCACTGCACGCCGTAGTTCGCCCCGTAGTCCACCACCTGGCGTAGATGGTTTTCTTTGAGGTCGATCCCTACGGCCTTGACCTCTATGAGAAACTGTATCTTGCTATCGATCTTCACCGCGAGGTCGCAGTAGGTTCCTCTGACGGCGAATTCGCTGGTGATTTCGAGGTACTTGTCGTAGCCGAATACCTCGCCGAGCATGTCGTTAATGATGGCGACGGTATCCGATTCGTTGAGGTCCCGGTCCTTGGCAATCTGGAGCACGTTCTGGAACTTACCCACGTTTTTTGCCAGACGCTCAGAGACTTTTTTCGGAATCGCCGCCATTTTGTCGCTCCTAACCGCCACGTATGAGAAATGCCTGCAATCCAATAACGACAGCCGCACAAACGGTCCGCCGCCACAACACGACCCAATATAAAGCGAGTGGCATTGCGTGTCAAAGAGTCTCTTATTGTGACTACTGATGAACGGCTTTCAGCGTCGCACCAGTCTTTGCCAGGTCATTTTCTCCTGTCATAGACCACCTTCCCCTCGCGCAGGACCGTGGCGGCGAATGACAGCGGGGTTTTGGCCTGTTCTTCCAGTTCTTCGGGCGTGTAGACGATGACGTCCATCGCGAATGGGTGGGGGCGGAAGAGCTTGTAGATGGTACGGCTGCGTTTGAAGGGCGGCTCGTCGCTTTCCGCGACGACCAGCAGATCGACGTCGCTTTGTTCGTCGGCGGCGCCCCTGGCGTGCGAGCCGAACAGGATGACCCGCTCAGCCCGAACTTCTTCGGCGATTCGATGGGCCACGCGCTCGATGTCCCGGAGCGTCACCATATTTCTACTATAAGTGGTTGTACGGTCGGATTCAAGGTGTCACTGCCAAGTTTCGGCAGGGCACGACCTCTCGACGCGCCATCTTCCGCTTGTGTCCGATACGTCGTTGGGGTTCGCGGGGTTGTTCCATGGTGACGAAAGGCTGGTGCGTCCGGAGGACACACCCTACGGATGGGCTTCGGTCGTTGGTGTTGGATTCGGGGTTCCGCTTTCGTACAATGCATCCTTTGCCGCAGGCAGATCGGTTAGGAGCAGGCGATGCAGAAGAGAGACGGCATGAACTATGCCGCGGAAGGCAGATCGGCGCCGGTGGTCGGGTCCGGGGAGTTCGTTTTCGGGGCGGTCGCCCTGGATCACGGGCATATCTATGGCATGTGCAACGGTTTGACGGAGGCTGGGGCGACGCTCAAGTGGGTCTACGATCCGGACCCAGCCAAGGTCGAGGCGTTCGCCAAGAAGTTTCCGCGGACCAGGATCGCCCGGAGCGAACGGGAAGTGCTGGAGGACGGCGAGGTGCGGTTGATCGCCGGAGCGGCGGTGCCGTCGGAGCGGTGTGCTCTGGGTTTGCGGACGATGGACCACGGCAAGGATTACTTCACCGACAAGTGCCCGTTCACCACGCTCGAACAACTTGGCCAGGCGAAGGCCAGGGCGGCTCAGACGAAGCTCAAGTACATGGTTTACTACAGCGAGCGGTTGCACGTCGAGTGCGCCGTGCACGCCGGCGCGCTGATCGAGCAGGGGGCGATCGGCCGGGTGGTTCAGACGATCGGCATGGGTCCGCACCGCCTGAGCGCGGCTTCGCGGCCGGCGTGGTTCTTCGAGAGGGACAAGTACGGCGGCATTCTGTGCGATATCGGCAGCCATCAGATCGAGCAGTTCCTGCACTACACGGGCGCCAACGACGCGACCGTTCAGCACAGTAAGGTGGGCAACTACAACAGCCCGGAGTATCCGGAGCTTGAGGATTTCGGCGACGCGACGCTGGTGGCCGACAATGGGGCGACGGGCTACTTCCGCGTGGACTGGCTGACGCCCAACGGCGTGCGGGCCTTCGGCGACGGCCGGACGTTCATCCTCGGGACGGAGGGTTTCATCGAGCTGCGCAAGTACACCGAACTGGCCCGCGAGGACGAGCGAGACGTGCTGTACCTGGCCAACCACGAAGGCGAACAGCGGATGAGCCTGTCGGGCAAGGTGGGCTATCCGTTCTTCGGCAAGCTCATCCTCGACTGCCTCAACCGCACGGAAGAGGCGATGACCCAGGCCCACGCGTTCAAGGCGGGCGAGCTGTGCCTGATCGCCCAGCAGCAGGCGGTGCGGGTGGCCTAGCCGACAGGGCGGAGACGGCCCGGTCGGTGCGGCGGAAAGAGACGTGTCATGATGCCTTTTGTGCTCAAGCGGCCAAACGGACTGGTGATGCGGGTTGCGGCGCTGGTTCTCGGCGTTGCGGCTGGGGCGATCGGTTCGTGCAGCGGGTTTCCGGAGACGATCGATCCGGCGTTGGTTTTCGGGCCCGGCGATATCAACGAACTGCTCGACTTGCACACCGACTCCCACGTGGACGCTGGGTGTTCGGTCGAGATCATCGCCGACAACGACCGAGCGTTCGAGGCCGCCTGCGAACTGATTCGCACGGCGCAGGACCACATTAACGTCGAGACGCTGTACTTCGGCGACGACGAGGGCTTGGATCGCGACATCGCCCGCGAGTTCATCGCTCTGCTGGCTGAGCGGGTGGCGGCCGGCGTGGCGGTCAACGTGGTTGTCGATGCGGTCGCCCAGGGCCTCTTCAGCAAGCCGGCACTGCTCGATGAATTGGAGGCGGCGGGCGTTTGCCTTCGGCGGTACGCTCCGCCCGCGGACAAGGTGTTGCTCGATCAGGTCCTGTATCGGACGCACAAGAAGATCCTGATCGTCGACGGACTGCGGGCCCTGGCGGGCGGCCGCAATATGGGCTTTCACTACTTCGGCCACGGCCAGTGGCGCGACACCAGCGTGCTGCTGACGGGCCCAGCCGTGGCGACTCTCCAGCGGGAGTTCGCCCGCGACTGGCAGGCTCTCGGCGGCGAAGTCGGCGACGAGGCTCGATGGTTTCCAGTCCTCGCTGCGACGGGGCCGGTCAACCTTCGCCTGATCGATCACCGCCCGGCGGAGGATGACTTTGACCTCAACACAGCCGTCTTTCTCGCGGTCCGGTCGGCGACGGCGCGGATCGACATCGCGACGCCGAACCTCAACCCGCCCGGCTGGCTGGCCGATGAGCTGGCCGCCGCCGTCGGCAGGGGGGTTCGGGTGGGGATACTGACCAATTCCGAGGCCAACGGCGAGTCACCCTCGGTCTGGGCGGCCTACGCGTTCTGGTTCAAGCCGCTGAGTGACGCGGGCGTCGGCATCCACTTCTGGGATCGCCCGGGCTGCAAGCTGCACGCCAAGACGCTGGTGGTTGACGACCGGCTGGCCATCGTCGGCTCGCACAATTTCAACTGCCGCAGCGTCGCGTGGGACGCTGAGAACGCGGTGGTCTTCACCGATCCCGCCGAGGTCGCCGAGGTCGCGGCCATGCTGGAAAGCGACTTCGCCGATCCGGATGTGTGGGAAGTCGATTCGGCGTGGCTCGACGCCGAACTGGCGGAGCGCGGGGAGTTCTGGGAGTTCGCCCATCAGTTCGGTTGGCTCTTCAAGTCGGCGGAAGAGGGTCCGTGAATCGCGTCGCCGCGGCGACACAAGACCGCTGGTTCCGAGCCGAGCGCCGAAGGCGGTCCTTGCTTTTGTGATCCGCGATGATAGGATGGGGCTGGTGGGAAGGGGCGTGCGCCGCAAGATCAGGAAGACCACCATGAACAGCCAACGTGCACCA includes:
- a CDS encoding sulfite exporter TauE/SafE family protein, whose translation is LLAMCLPKEQFIGTGAWYFLIVNCLKVPPMASLGLINGPSLTFNLMLTPVIAIGAVAGIFLVKYIPQKRFNQAVQLLAAAAAVRLLF
- a CDS encoding restriction endonuclease subunit R, coding for MAAIPKKVSERLAKNVGKFQNVLQIAKDRDLNESDTVAIINDMLGEVFGYDKYLEITSEFAVRGTYCDLAVKIDSKIQFLIEVKAVGIDLKENHLRQVVDYGANYGVQWVVLTNGVIWEIYRIRFEQPINYDLVCSINLLTLSPRKAEDQERLFILCKEGLSKDVRGEFYERVQVLNRFTLAALVLSDPVVDVLRRELRKLAPGLKVDQSEISKILLNEVLKRDATEGEEAAKVKARIKKSLGKALPKQKPSPTADNDSPIEKPAGSFSDRLLRQAGTSPVQADGGSQP
- a CDS encoding nucleotidyltransferase domain-containing protein: MVTLRDIERVAHRIAEEVRAERVILFGSHARGAADEQSDVDLLVVAESDEPPFKRSRTIYKLFRPHPFAMDVIVYTPEELEEQAKTPLSFAATVLREGKVVYDRRK
- a CDS encoding Gfo/Idh/MocA family oxidoreductase, coding for MQKRDGMNYAAEGRSAPVVGSGEFVFGAVALDHGHIYGMCNGLTEAGATLKWVYDPDPAKVEAFAKKFPRTRIARSEREVLEDGEVRLIAGAAVPSERCALGLRTMDHGKDYFTDKCPFTTLEQLGQAKARAAQTKLKYMVYYSERLHVECAVHAGALIEQGAIGRVVQTIGMGPHRLSAASRPAWFFERDKYGGILCDIGSHQIEQFLHYTGANDATVQHSKVGNYNSPEYPELEDFGDATLVADNGATGYFRVDWLTPNGVRAFGDGRTFILGTEGFIELRKYTELAREDERDVLYLANHEGEQRMSLSGKVGYPFFGKLILDCLNRTEEAMTQAHAFKAGELCLIAQQQAVRVA
- a CDS encoding phosphatidylserine/phosphatidylglycerophosphate/cardiolipin synthase family protein; this encodes MMPFVLKRPNGLVMRVAALVLGVAAGAIGSCSGFPETIDPALVFGPGDINELLDLHTDSHVDAGCSVEIIADNDRAFEAACELIRTAQDHINVETLYFGDDEGLDRDIAREFIALLAERVAAGVAVNVVVDAVAQGLFSKPALLDELEAAGVCLRRYAPPADKVLLDQVLYRTHKKILIVDGLRALAGGRNMGFHYFGHGQWRDTSVLLTGPAVATLQREFARDWQALGGEVGDEARWFPVLAATGPVNLRLIDHRPAEDDFDLNTAVFLAVRSATARIDIATPNLNPPGWLADELAAAVGRGVRVGILTNSEANGESPSVWAAYAFWFKPLSDAGVGIHFWDRPGCKLHAKTLVVDDRLAIVGSHNFNCRSVAWDAENAVVFTDPAEVAEVAAMLESDFADPDVWEVDSAWLDAELAERGEFWEFAHQFGWLFKSAEEGP